One stretch of Flavobacterium sp. 9 DNA includes these proteins:
- a CDS encoding serine hydrolase yields the protein MKNKLPFLPIALLLFFVSNQTIFAQKDNYSAKIDSLIKTNSVRPFNGTILVSQKGKIKYSKAYGYSDFAKKTPLKLDDPFVILSNSKQITAVLILQEVEKGKIVLITPIKKYLPNLKQPWTSTVTVENLLNHTSGIVDLDKPTIFPVGSQFKYSDLNYILLAQIIERVTNKTYESVVTELFKKNYMRDSFFPNDSNKDEVVNGRHFSKDNTTKEIKGVIVPKERIPAAGLVSTVEDLAIWNNLLHNGKLLNVGTYGRMTTYTITNQHSVFGDKEIGYGYGIRINDESKIKEFGHTGIVPDQGFTSVNLYYPKTQTSIIILENQAFDNLDIAYYFESEIRKIVLNSGLLD from the coding sequence ATGAAAAACAAGTTACCTTTTCTTCCTATTGCCTTACTCCTATTTTTTGTATCGAATCAAACTATTTTTGCTCAAAAAGATAATTATAGTGCCAAAATAGACAGCTTGATTAAAACAAATTCGGTTCGACCTTTTAACGGAACAATCTTAGTTTCTCAAAAAGGAAAAATCAAATATTCTAAAGCATATGGCTATTCTGATTTTGCAAAAAAAACACCTCTTAAATTAGATGATCCTTTTGTTATTTTATCTAATAGCAAGCAAATTACCGCTGTTCTAATTCTTCAGGAAGTCGAAAAAGGAAAAATAGTTTTAATTACTCCTATAAAAAAATATTTGCCAAACCTAAAACAACCCTGGACAAGTACTGTAACTGTCGAGAACTTGTTAAATCACACTTCGGGAATTGTTGATCTTGATAAACCAACGATTTTTCCTGTCGGAAGTCAATTTAAATACTCTGATTTGAATTATATTTTATTAGCTCAAATTATCGAAAGGGTAACCAACAAAACATACGAATCTGTTGTAACCGAATTGTTCAAGAAGAACTATATGAGAGATAGTTTTTTTCCGAATGACTCTAACAAAGATGAAGTTGTAAACGGTCGCCATTTTTCTAAAGACAATACAACCAAAGAAATAAAAGGTGTTATTGTTCCTAAAGAGAGAATTCCTGCTGCAGGACTTGTGAGCACAGTTGAAGATTTAGCTATTTGGAATAATTTGTTGCATAACGGTAAACTTTTGAACGTGGGAACTTATGGCCGAATGACTACTTATACGATCACAAACCAACATTCGGTATTTGGCGATAAAGAAATTGGTTATGGATATGGAATCCGAATCAACGATGAATCAAAAATTAAAGAATTTGGTCATACCGGAATTGTTCCTGATCAAGGATTTACATCGGTAAATTTATATTATCCAAAAACCCAGACAAGTATTATTATTCTCGAAAACCAAGCTTTTGACAATTTAGATATCGCTTATTATTTTGAATCTGAAATTCGAAAAATAGTGCTGAATAGCGGATTATTGGATTAA